The Paenibacillus uliginis N3/975 genome has a window encoding:
- a CDS encoding DUF4097 family beta strand repeat-containing protein translates to MSVPEHQAPMNKKKPDRRMTVERHPGLLRRRRKFPALLLASLFPGMGHVYLGLYRKGITFIMLLMLDISALLYFSSIGMQINVPLLILLGLLIPLGYFYNVFDVLQAADYILSRRRRGVTATLSTHDAEVTRGRNPFHGERGLSFGLMLVGGGVLLILFHQKPQWLQIGIRNYGTMISAVLLMICGIVIAMKHKIRVGRYTAAVLLIFTGALLLIDEWNGTDHIFLLLKWWPLLFIIWGIEYLLRYTISRALGRQSNFRLRPDFRGVVLSVCLVASVFVVSQQEHFLHLWNRVSLNLTAAGVDYSEAADNKFQKETLEIPVALNTGKIIVDHLNGDITMYRSDVEHIVVNTEVWVDQEEKGLAEAIAEQSTVEADEGNTVIIRAKGKAYGQSGKRQPKMNMEIAIPDDRRFNLELRTMNGDLSLLNVEAIDNISLESGNGQITLSRVYGDVTGKTLNGDINVRGVTGDIKLSTNRGGVKAYDVSGKGSLTTQVGNIIVKRFAKEIDVKTRNGNIMVYGAEENLTAESLNGSIDVRSGTIGGDWSVYSAVGVMNVRIPVEGDYELEGVISYGSIQTELPNLTVEQKSIIGTAGTGEYSIKIEGNSDLNIYKTYPTVENRRTERGLTPLPH, encoded by the coding sequence ATGAGTGTGCCAGAACATCAAGCACCAATGAACAAAAAGAAGCCGGACAGAAGGATGACTGTGGAAAGGCATCCTGGGCTGCTGCGAAGAAGGCGGAAATTCCCTGCTCTGCTGCTTGCCTCGCTCTTTCCGGGGATGGGACATGTCTACCTTGGTTTGTATCGTAAGGGAATTACATTTATCATGCTGCTGATGCTCGATATATCGGCCTTGCTGTACTTCTCCTCCATTGGTATGCAGATTAATGTACCTTTGCTTATTTTGCTAGGTCTGCTGATTCCTCTGGGATATTTCTATAATGTTTTTGATGTACTTCAGGCAGCGGATTATATACTGTCCCGGCGTCGCCGGGGGGTAACCGCGACCTTATCAACTCATGATGCTGAAGTGACGAGAGGAAGAAATCCGTTTCATGGAGAACGTGGGCTTTCATTTGGGCTGATGCTCGTTGGCGGTGGGGTGCTTCTTATTCTGTTTCATCAAAAACCACAGTGGCTGCAAATCGGAATTCGTAATTACGGTACAATGATTTCAGCTGTGCTGCTCATGATATGTGGCATTGTGATCGCGATGAAGCACAAAATCAGAGTCGGACGATATACAGCTGCCGTGCTGCTCATCTTTACAGGAGCCCTTTTGCTCATAGATGAATGGAATGGGACAGATCATATTTTTTTGCTGCTAAAATGGTGGCCGTTACTGTTTATCATATGGGGAATCGAATATTTGCTGCGATACACGATATCCCGTGCACTAGGACGCCAGAGTAATTTTCGTTTACGTCCTGACTTTCGGGGAGTTGTCCTATCCGTATGTCTCGTGGCTTCTGTTTTCGTCGTATCACAACAGGAGCACTTTCTTCATCTTTGGAACCGGGTTAGTCTCAATTTGACGGCGGCTGGGGTGGATTATAGTGAAGCGGCAGACAACAAGTTTCAGAAAGAAACGCTGGAAATTCCGGTAGCGCTCAACACCGGTAAGATTATTGTGGATCACTTAAACGGAGACATAACGATGTACCGGTCAGATGTTGAGCATATTGTTGTAAATACAGAGGTTTGGGTAGATCAGGAGGAGAAGGGGCTGGCCGAGGCGATTGCAGAACAGTCAACGGTTGAAGCGGACGAAGGTAATACCGTCATTATTCGGGCTAAGGGAAAGGCCTATGGTCAATCCGGAAAAAGACAACCGAAAATGAACATGGAAATTGCAATCCCAGATGATCGGCGATTTAATCTGGAGCTCCGGACGATGAACGGTGATTTGTCCTTGCTGAATGTAGAGGCAATTGACAATATATCGTTGGAGAGTGGAAATGGGCAAATAACTTTAAGCCGTGTTTATGGTGACGTTACCGGAAAAACGCTAAACGGTGATATTAATGTGCGCGGGGTTACCGGTGACATCAAGTTGTCCACCAACCGTGGAGGCGTAAAGGCATATGACGTTTCAGGAAAAGGCTCCCTAACCACGCAAGTAGGTAACATTATTGTTAAGAGGTTTGCGAAGGAGATCGATGTAAAGACCCGAAATGGAAATATTATGGTTTATGGTGCAGAAGAGAATCTAACAGCCGAGTCACTCAACGGAAGTATTGATGTGCGATCAGGGACCATCGGCGGGGATTGGAGTGTTTACAGTGCTGTCGGTGTGATGAATGTACGGATTCCTGTAGAAGGGGACTATGAACTGGAAGGTGTTATCAGCTACGGAAGCATTCAGACGGAACTACCTAACCTCACGGTAGAACAAAAGTCCATTATAGGTACGGCGGGGACCGGTGAGTACAGTATAAAGATTGAAGGGAATAGTGATCTTAATATTTATAAGACTTATCCCACAGTGGAAAACAGACGTACTGAACGGGGATTGACTCCGCTTCCGCATTGA
- the perR gene encoding Fur family transcriptional regulator yields MATSVQHALEQLKTTGVRITPQRHAILAYLVESMGHPTADDIYRALEPKFPSMSVATVYNNLKMFIEAGMVRELTYGDNSSRFDANVSDHYHVICEECGKIEDFSYPSLADVEHQAEKSTGFQVKGLRMELYGICKSCK; encoded by the coding sequence ATGGCAACATCCGTGCAGCACGCACTGGAGCAATTAAAAACTACTGGTGTCCGCATTACACCGCAACGTCATGCGATTTTAGCTTATCTAGTGGAATCAATGGGTCATCCGACGGCTGATGATATATATCGCGCTCTGGAACCGAAATTTCCAAGTATGAGTGTAGCTACTGTATATAACAACTTAAAAATGTTTATCGAAGCGGGCATGGTACGTGAACTTACCTACGGCGATAACTCCAGCCGATTTGATGCCAATGTTTCTGACCATTATCATGTGATTTGCGAAGAATGCGGCAAAATAGAGGACTTTAGTTATCCTTCTCTAGCGGATGTGGAACATCAGGCTGAGAAGAGCACGGGATTTCAGGTTAAAGGACTTCGAATGGAACTGTATGGGATCTGCAAGTCCTGCAAATAA
- a CDS encoding glycosyl hydrolase family 18 protein has protein sequence MTGRRRPRRRRSGRKSLFFGVILIAAGLWWVVIDLLPNSSHTEPDWRGINQPIFVKGNLMDYSALGSGEDLKLPLPVLQEAVDSHIRYEKAAKTVIITTASSVVQMKLDNKEGKKNGKTVSFSEAPEQTDGVVYVPITPLKEAYGIAVHQDAETGAVILMNAGDQISLAKAQPDKSGETVALRESPTIKAPILMDMPEGERIRVWSQEQGWYFAQTDNGFAGYVKIDETELDGEKKIADVAVPSSRADTEWKGKPVNLVWEAVYSRRPDPKAIGKLPGINVVSPTWFSIVDGEGEVESKADPEYVTWAHGQNIEVWGLLSNSFDPDITTSVLATFDRRSRAINQMLQYAEKYKLDGINIDFENVYTKDKENLVQFMREMKPLAHAKGLIISIDVTPKSGSEMWSAFLDRRELAQAVDYMIVMSYDEHWASSPKAGSVSSLPWAEGTIQRIIEEDDVPSSKLILAVPLYTRIWTEEGENGGGKVSSKAVGMDKVRNLIHEEKLKPRLDEAAGQHYVEYKEGKTLKRIWIEDETSLKARVELAKSLKLGGLASWNRSLAVPEAWEVLNGIHK, from the coding sequence TTGACAGGTAGAAGAAGACCCAGGAGGCGCCGCAGCGGAAGGAAGTCGTTATTTTTTGGCGTAATTCTGATCGCGGCCGGACTTTGGTGGGTGGTAATAGATCTGCTTCCGAACTCAAGTCATACGGAGCCAGACTGGCGCGGCATAAATCAACCTATTTTTGTAAAAGGCAATCTGATGGATTATTCGGCCTTAGGTTCAGGAGAAGACTTGAAGCTGCCTCTGCCTGTATTGCAAGAAGCGGTTGATTCACATATACGATACGAAAAAGCAGCGAAAACGGTCATTATAACGACCGCTTCGTCTGTTGTACAAATGAAGCTGGACAATAAGGAAGGGAAGAAGAATGGCAAGACTGTATCTTTTTCCGAAGCTCCTGAACAAACTGATGGAGTGGTCTATGTCCCAATCACCCCTCTGAAAGAGGCTTACGGTATTGCTGTACATCAGGATGCGGAGACAGGCGCGGTTATTCTTATGAATGCCGGAGACCAAATATCGCTTGCAAAAGCACAGCCAGACAAGAGCGGAGAAACAGTTGCTCTGCGGGAGAGTCCTACCATTAAAGCTCCGATTCTCATGGATATGCCTGAGGGAGAGCGGATCCGTGTGTGGAGCCAAGAGCAGGGTTGGTATTTTGCACAGACGGATAATGGTTTTGCGGGTTATGTGAAGATAGACGAAACTGAGCTGGATGGAGAGAAAAAGATAGCAGATGTAGCTGTTCCTTCCTCAAGGGCGGATACGGAATGGAAGGGGAAGCCAGTTAATTTGGTGTGGGAAGCAGTTTATTCAAGAAGACCCGATCCGAAAGCGATCGGAAAGCTTCCTGGTATTAATGTAGTTAGTCCCACTTGGTTCAGCATTGTGGATGGGGAAGGGGAAGTTGAGTCGAAGGCGGACCCGGAATATGTGACATGGGCTCATGGGCAAAACATTGAGGTCTGGGGACTCCTAAGCAACAGCTTTGATCCGGATATCACCACATCGGTTCTAGCCACATTTGACCGTCGGTCCCGTGCAATCAATCAAATGCTGCAATATGCCGAGAAGTACAAGTTGGACGGAATCAATATCGATTTTGAAAATGTTTATACCAAAGATAAAGAGAATCTGGTGCAGTTTATGAGGGAAATGAAGCCTCTTGCACATGCTAAAGGACTAATTATATCTATTGATGTGACTCCAAAGTCCGGCAGTGAGATGTGGTCCGCTTTCCTGGATCGCCGTGAGCTTGCTCAGGCTGTGGATTATATGATTGTGATGTCTTATGACGAACATTGGGCTTCCAGTCCTAAAGCAGGATCGGTTTCTTCACTGCCTTGGGCAGAAGGTACAATACAACGTATAATCGAAGAAGATGATGTACCATCTTCCAAGCTGATTCTCGCTGTTCCGTTATATACTCGTATATGGACAGAAGAGGGCGAGAACGGAGGGGGGAAGGTGTCCTCGAAAGCCGTCGGAATGGACAAGGTCCGGAATTTGATTCATGAGGAGAAGCTAAAACCTCGGCTCGATGAGGCTGCAGGACAGCATTATGTAGAGTATAAAGAAGGAAAAACATTAAAGAGAATTTGGATTGAGGATGAGACCTCGCTCAAAGCCCGAGTAGAACTGGCAAAATCATTAAAACTGGGCGGGCTGGCCTCTTGGAACCGAAGTCTTGCTGTCCCGGAAGCGTGGGAAGTTTTAAATGGAATTCATAAGTAA
- a CDS encoding YgzB family protein produces MIFKTAKINAFRTWGLLLTMIGMGLMVLGTAGIVFWGQAGKVVAGIGLVLGLITMMGSLGIYFWAGMLSTSAVQIQCPDCAKQTKMLGKTDRCMFCRTMLTLDPNIANVTAEELEAQHATAKSSDASETTVIGTESGNDSTQKV; encoded by the coding sequence ATGATCTTTAAAACCGCAAAGATTAACGCTTTTCGTACCTGGGGTTTGCTGCTGACTATGATCGGCATGGGGCTGATGGTGCTAGGGACAGCCGGTATCGTCTTTTGGGGACAAGCCGGTAAAGTGGTAGCTGGTATAGGTCTTGTGCTAGGTCTGATTACGATGATGGGCAGCCTCGGCATTTACTTCTGGGCAGGCATGCTTTCTACAAGCGCTGTACAAATCCAGTGTCCAGATTGCGCGAAGCAGACGAAAATGCTAGGAAAAACCGACCGCTGTATGTTTTGTAGAACGATGCTCACGCTGGATCCTAACATAGCAAATGTGACAGCAGAGGAGCTTGAAGCTCAGCATGCTACAGCTAAATCGTCCGATGCATCTGAAACTACAGTGATTGGCACTGAATCTGGCAATGACAGCACACAGAAAGTTTAA